The uncultured Trichococcus sp. DNA window CGATCCCTGTTGCGATTACTGTAACGATGACTTCATCACCCAAGTTCTCATTGATGGAAGTACCGAAGATGATGTTCACTTCGGATGTTGAAGCTTGCGCTACGATATCACTCGCATCTTGGGCTTCGAACAACGTCAAGTCCGATCCGCCTGTGATGTTCAACAGGATCTGCTCAGCGCCATCGATGGACACTTCCAACAATGGTGAAGAAATGGCCTTTTTGGTTGCTTCAGCAGTGCGGTTTTCACCTGAAGCGATACCGATACCCATCAAAGCAGAACCTTGATCTTTCATGACAGTCTTCACATCTGCGAAGTCCAAGTTCACATATCCTGGAGCCGTGATCAAGTCAGAGATCCCTTGAACGCCTTGACGCAAGACATTATCTGCTTCACGGAATGCTTCCAGCATAGGAGTCTTTTTGTCCACGATCTCCAAAAGACGGTTATTTGAAATGATGACCAATGTATCAACGTTGGCTTTTAATTCAGCGATACCTTCTGCAGCATAGCGGCCTCTTTTCGGACCTTCGAAAGTGAATGGGCGCGTCACAACACCGACAGTCAATGCACCAAGATCTTTAGCGATCCGGGCTACGATAGGGGCTGCACCCGTTCCGGTACCGCCGCCCATTCCGCAGGTGACGAAGATCATGTCCGCTCCGGCCAACGCTTCAGCGATTTGTTGTTCGCTCTCTTCTGCAGCTTTGCGGCCTACTTCAGGAATCGAGCCTGCGCCCAATCCTTTCGTCAATTTAGGTCCGAGTTGGATTCTTGTTTCCGCTCTTGATGCATTCAAGGCTTGCGTATCCGTGTTGGCGACGATGAATTCCACACCTTGTACGCCTTCTTCGATCATACGGTTCACGGCGTTGCTGCCTGCCCCACCGACACCGATAACTTTAATTTTTGCTCCATCATTCATGCTTGAATCGAATTCCAATTCCATTTCATTTCCTCCTATTTCATACCATTCTTTTTATGTTCCGCGTGATTATTCAAAAAGATTATTGAACCAACGTTTTAATTTCCCGACTAAGCTTTCTTCGTAATTTTCCTCATCGGCATAAATCTCAGTTTCATAGACAGGTTCTTCGATGACTGTCGGTTGTTTCGCAGTTTTGGATTGCAAAGGGATCACTTTTCCTGTCGCCTGTACTTTACCTTTGGCCACACGGTAAATGTCATCCAGCCCGGCCGCATATTTGATCAGGCCGATGCTCGTTGCATAGATCGGATTGCGCATCCCCATTTGCTCCGGAATATACAGTTTGACATTGATTTCAAAGATTTCTTTAGCCAAATCGACGACTCCCGGCAATGCCGCTGCTCCTCCGGTCAGAATGATACCGCCTGGGAGGTCGCGGGCTTCCACTTTATCCAAAGCGCGTTTGATGTTTTCGAAGATCTGCACAAGTCGCGCTTCGATGATTTCGGACAGATATTTCTCATCGACTTTTACCGGTTCTTCTTTCCCGATCGTTTCGACGGGGAAAAACTCTTCATCGGACGTGTCTTCAGAAATGGCATACCCATATTCGCGTTTTACCCGCTCCGCATTTTCCAATGTCGTATTCAAAATGATGGAAATGTCCTTGGTCACAAGGTCTCCGCCTTCGGGATCAACAAACGCAAATTTCAATTGATCGTCGTGCATGACAGAGGCGCTTGTTTGGCCGCCACCCATGTCGATAAGGATGGTACCGAAATCCCGCTCGCCCTTATTCATGGCTACGCTTGAAATGGCCAGTGGCTGTACGACCATATCTTCGATATGAAGACCTGCTTTTTCTACACACCGTTTGATGTTGTGGATGATTGTTTTTGGACCCGTGATCATGCTTGCGTACAATTCAAGACGTACGCCGATCATACCTCTCGGGTCCCGGATGCCATCGAACCCATCCACGATGAACTCTTCAGGGATGACGGAAATGATTTCTCTTTCTGGCGGAACAGAACGGACTTTTGCGGCAGCAAAGACGTTTTGTACATCCTTGTCTGTGATTTCCTTGTTTTCGCTTGCGACTGCATACATCCCGTGGCAAGGTTCGATACTGATTTGATTGCTTGGTATGCCTACGATGACGTTTGATATCTGAATGTTCGCTTTTCTTTCAGCTTGGCTGACTGCACTGCGGATCGATTCGACCGTTTCATCGATATCAACGATGACGCCACGACTAAGACCTTTGGAAATTTCATTCCCGACTCCAATAATGTTCATTTGATCTTTCACATATTCTGCGACTACAACTTTTATTGAAGTGGTTCCAATATCTAGACTGACGTATATTCCTGAATTCTTCATGGTTTTATTGAAACCTCCGTTTGACATAATGGCTTGTGTAAACATCCGCATTGTTCCGAAAAAATGGTCGGTTACTGATACGTGATGCCAGAAAGCTATACCTTATCATTTTATCATAATAATTCTTCATTTACGAAGATTTTTACAAATAATTCTATCAGAAGGAAGTCTGACAAAAGTTCATTCAATCCCTCAACAATAACTGGAATCATTGTTCAAGGATTGACTGCAAGTCAATCCTAATCTTTTCAAATCATTCGGATCCGCTGGCGGAATCTTCCGAAACGGACGCTTCAGCTTGTGCAAAAGGTGTAAAGTAGACGCCCACTTCAAGATCGATGATTCCTTTCGTCTCGCCTAATTGGCTCACGATATCAGGGTAGTACAGAATTTTTTCAGCAAATGACGGCAAAATCGCCCTCACTTCATTCCCGTCATTCATGTACACCGTGATTGTATACGGATTTTCTTCCGTCCCGGTGTATTTGATTTCAGAGATGCTGTTCTGGACACTGTCTGTCAATTGTACATATTGTTCGAGCAGTTCATCCAGATTCTGGTTCATTTCAAAGTTTGTAATGACCGGATTGTTCCCGATTGGAACTTTCAGTCGTGTATCTGCCACCGTCCCATTCTCCAGCACATTGTAATAGCTGCCATCCGAGTAGACATAGGCAATGGTT harbors:
- the ftsA gene encoding cell division protein FtsA → MKNSGIYVSLDIGTTSIKVVVAEYVKDQMNIIGVGNEISKGLSRGVIVDIDETVESIRSAVSQAERKANIQISNVIVGIPSNQISIEPCHGMYAVASENKEITDKDVQNVFAAAKVRSVPPEREIISVIPEEFIVDGFDGIRDPRGMIGVRLELYASMITGPKTIIHNIKRCVEKAGLHIEDMVVQPLAISSVAMNKGERDFGTILIDMGGGQTSASVMHDDQLKFAFVDPEGGDLVTKDISIILNTTLENAERVKREYGYAISEDTSDEEFFPVETIGKEEPVKVDEKYLSEIIEARLVQIFENIKRALDKVEARDLPGGIILTGGAAALPGVVDLAKEIFEINVKLYIPEQMGMRNPIYATSIGLIKYAAGLDDIYRVAKGKVQATGKVIPLQSKTAKQPTVIEEPVYETEIYADEENYEESLVGKLKRWFNNLFE
- the ftsZ gene encoding cell division protein FtsZ, whose product is MELEFDSSMNDGAKIKVIGVGGAGSNAVNRMIEEGVQGVEFIVANTDTQALNASRAETRIQLGPKLTKGLGAGSIPEVGRKAAEESEQQIAEALAGADMIFVTCGMGGGTGTGAAPIVARIAKDLGALTVGVVTRPFTFEGPKRGRYAAEGIAELKANVDTLVIISNNRLLEIVDKKTPMLEAFREADNVLRQGVQGISDLITAPGYVNLDFADVKTVMKDQGSALMGIGIASGENRTAEATKKAISSPLLEVSIDGAEQILLNITGGSDLTLFEAQDASDIVAQASTSEVNIIFGTSINENLGDEVIVTVIATGIDDKKKDEKKTVNRGGSAFKGRKEVGNAPVSYPEKQVPTERAEEKPAKDLFGDWDIRRDTSVREQAPLSAQPESEEYPVKQTEDNYPRYHENKEDRNGGEDSLDTPPFFRKRRR